The Dermacentor variabilis isolate Ectoservices chromosome 4, ASM5094787v1, whole genome shotgun sequence genome contains the following window.
GGAAACTATATACAGCTTTACAGTAGTGCAGCTTTCGTTGTTGGCATGACGTCCGTGTCGACAGGGAAGCGGCGGCCGAGCGATCCCAGGCGGCACGTATACTGCAAAGATCACTTTCCAATCCGCAACCCCCTCTCtccctccatatatatatatatatatatatatatatatatatatatatatatatatatagagagagagagagagagagagagagagaaagagagatgattCCCTCCCCCCTTTCGAAAAATAGTTCGTACGCCACGAGTCAGAGAAAGCACGCGCCAGCCGAACGGCGTGTTACTTTCCGGAGCAGTGAGAGGGAAGGAAGCGTTGGCCCAGGGCAACTTTCACTGATGCCCGACTATATGCCACCACATGACGCAATATCATAGCATCACGGTGAGCGAGAGCGCAAGCCAGGCGGAAATTGGTAGGCAACGAAAGCAACCGCTACAGTGGCCGTCGCTTGCAAGACAGTCCAGCACAGCAAGGTTTTAGCACTGTGATAACATGCTGCCACTACTTGCCTCTTGACTCAAAAGTATAACTGACGGTATGCGGCAAATGCCGACGTCGCCACCAACTTTGACGTGAGGCAcacgcagcacaacaacacaatTACGAAACCGTCTATAAACGGCCGAGTCGACACCGGTAAAAGCGCGCTTACGGGAGGAGCGTTTTTGGGCGCTCCAAGTAGGATTTCAGCGATCTGAAAGAACCAACCGATTGCAGTCCGAGCAGCATTTTTCGACCGCGCAAATAAGATTACCTCTGGAGCGCTCCGAAACGACCACCCGAACTCGCCATTGCTCTATAGCGGCATTTTTTCTCCAATTTATTCATTTCTGCTGTCTCTTATCAGGGTTACCAGAAATTTGCTGCATGCTTTGTATCTTGCTGGTCGGTGCAAACACGTTTTCTATAAGGGTCTACTTAGGTACGTGAACCCGACAACCGGTTTGCAATAGCAATTGCCAAAACCTGCGCAAACCTCCGCTTCGTAGAATTCGTGTGAATAgcacttttctttcctttttttctttctttctttattactttttttttggggggggggttattTTGTAGCGACGCCTTttgcgatgctattcctttttgtGCGCTTTTCGCTCTTAGTCGGTGGTAAGAGCAAATCTCCGCCCGcattatcaatgggatcagccgGCACATGATAACTGTGGCACAAAATTGAACGGAAGGCATCGCTATATAAAATCGCGGCCTAGCGCTCGCCGGAAGGGCAGAAGAGGTAAACTATCAGGCCCCGTCTTACCTCATCGTTAGCTCGAACAATGTCCAAGTCGCTCGGGCAAGCCAGCCTGAGGTCATTCCGCAGCGGCATGTAGATACGGCCACTGACGTTGAATAAAAACTTGGTGCACCACACCACGCCACGCGCCACATTTATTCGTACTAATGTAGTACAATGACATTTATTGTCACATGTACATCTGTGAATACAAAAGTAACGGAACGACTCCACTCTTATTATTTTTATAACTGTGTGCTTTCTCATTCTGCTCCTTAACTGTATGTGTGTAAGTGTGTCTGTGGTTACATATGGCATCCTGGGGTACATATCGCTGGACTCTTCGAAAGCACGAGGCGGAAACACACGCAGTACACATGAAGCAATGCTCAAGGTCAACCTGGACACTTGTTCAAACAAAAGAAGGCATACCAAGTAAAATTGTACGCATACACAATCAACACTGTACATTGCAACATGAACAGATGAACTATATAACGAAGCTCGGAATTACACACTGAGCTTGGAAGTGAGGGTTGAGGAATGAGATAGCGAAACAGTTTGTACGTGCAATGCCCAAGGGCTCTCCACTTTGGAGAGATTGTTTCTCTATCTCTCTACGTTGGACAAATATGTCCCAAAAACACGTGCAGTGATGTAGCCGTTTCTAATGAAAAAAAACTGGAAAGTAAAAACGCGAATTCGAGGAAATGGCAAAAAGTGTGCAATGTGCCAATGTACTGGTGCTTCCACACATAAGTGTCGCCCGTGGTTTAAACAtcaactaacaaaaaaaaattatacgctCAATATTAGACTGCGATTTCGCAAACAAGCtaggtgaaagaaagaaaacattaatTCACATCAGTAAACATGGTATTTTCAAAGCATTTTGGACAAAAATAGTAAGGGAGACGTTGTAACTACGCAGTCAACACGGACACAGACAACACTGAGGATACTGGGATGCTTAAGCCTGCGaatagattacgaaaaaaaaattgttgcttaAAGAAGATGTGTGGCAATGTCAGGTGCCCGTAATAACCAGAGCTGCGGCGTACGATGCGTATAGAAGGATAAATGAAAGGAAATGCGAATATTCTCTGGCATCACTACAGCGGTAACGAGGAGACTAAAGAAGGATGCTATGAAATACCGAGCAAGCGGCCACCCAAAATTTGAATTCGAGAGAAATTAAATATTGTGCAAAAGCAAAATATGGAATACCTTGCTGTCTTAACATACTTTCAATATATTATGAatctcaatgaaaaaaaattatggggttttacgtgccaaaaccactttctgattatgaggcacgccgaagtgggggactccggaaatttggaccacctggacttctttaacgtgcacctaaatataagtgcactggtactttcgcatttcgcccccatccgtGAATCTAAATGAAAACATCTTGACAAAGGGCCGGTATAGTGTAGCGATTCATTTCGCTCGTTCCTAGGTCCACTGACGAAGCGCGGAAAGGAAAAGGATCGGACTAGAATCGTTTTGCTATCTAGACCCGGAGATGCATGTCAGGATATCGTCAAATTCCTACATATTGAAGGAATTTCTCTAATGGCGGCATTTCGAGCCAATCAGACACACCACAGGAGCCCTCTGGACCAGTCAGAgctgacaatatggcggaattcgacaATGTTCAGAATAGCACCCAAGGTTAACTCAGAAACCACGGAGGAAAGaaataaactagaagaaagccgTACGTCACACAGCCAGCCCTGCCAATTCTTCGTGAAGCTATTTCCTACGCTTTTGCCCTTGCAGTATCGGCCGAACACGTGACCTCTGAGACTCAGCGTACTGGTCAGGAATGTTAGGTTCCTGATCATTTTTAATCCATGAGCACTTGTTTAGCTGCCCTGCCGCATAGCTCTGCTTGCAGAGCGGGATCACTGACATCTACTGCGCACACTGACGTGACGATCACATGTTAGGTCGATACGTTTGGCTTTAACAGTTTCTTTTCGCTGTGCCAGAAACGCTGCACTATTTCGAGCCCCTTCCCTTCAGCTTCTTCCGAGGTAAGGTCCTGGCAATTGTACTGCACGTGGAACGCATGCTCGGTATTCCACGGTAGTTGCGAAACCATGCACTGTGGGCAGAATCGCACATCACATATACATTCAGTCTCGGATGGGCTCTCTGGGAGCACTCGTGCGTGCTAGAGATGCTTTCGAGCCATCTCAGACGCACCCGGAACGAAATTAGAGCCTACCGGTCTTTCCCTTTATCGACCCTGCGTCAGTAGATCAAATTTACATGGTTTCATTGTCCAAACAGTTGCGTTGTTTGTGCTAAACTTTCACCTAGGGATGACATCttcgttttttttatatatacagcCCTCTTTGTGCAATCTAAATGAGCATACGACTTAGCCAAACATGTAGAATTCTCCAGCGCAACCGAAGGCACACCTCGTATCAAGTCCGTGGAAGACGAACTGCGCTCTTGATTTACTCTGCCGAGTGTTTCATATTCCTAGCGACGGATGGGGCAAATGCATTTTGTCATGCTACAGACTAGTTTTTCTAACTTTAGTAATGCGAAGACGCTTATTTCTATTAAATTCGGTTTGGGCAGCAGGAACATGCGTGTTCATGTGAGCGGTTCCGCCCCTGCTACCTGACAGGTCACCGGCAAAATAATGCCCACGCTTCAGTCAAAGAGAGACTTCAACAAGAGCTGGCATATACAGAATGGTCGACTCAAGTACCACGGCTATACACTCATGCAGAGTTGGAAGTACTAGGGGACACGCAACACTGAATCCACAGACTACCAATAATCAAGGCCTCTGACTGCAATTGGCAGGGagttagcttttctttttttcccctctacTTCTGAGGCCATTTCTTCTCTGAGACATAACAAACAACGGCGCTAACCATCACCAGTCGGGACCATGGATACACCACCATAAGAAGAACACAGCCAGCTGTTTTACACGTTGCCTATAAGTACGCGCTCTTGGTCAAAGCTAAGCGTCAAGCGACGAACAAAAAAACTAGAAGATACTCATCCATATGCTACGACTTGTAAATAGAgacggcagaaaaagaaaggaacaaaggaAATTAAGAAAATAAGAGTCTGACTAAAAGGCGGCcccagacaaaaaagaaaagggaacacGTTTACACAACAATTACGCTCGTATCAGAGCACAACGCAAAGTGTCTGACACTCTCGACGTGCTTGATAGCTGTGTGTAATGTATAGGCCAGAAAGAAGACGACGCGCCTCTCTCTATGCTGGCTAACGTTGGCGACGCGTCAAGGGTCAGATCGCTGCGAGACTTTTTTTATCATAGCATTCCATTTTTCACCTAAGTTCCTTCCTAAAGCACAACCTCTCGTAGACGCGCACTGTATATAGTCCCGGCGAGTGCCACGCCACCGCAAACAGTGGCTTCGGCAGCCTTAAGACCTATAGCGAGCCTACTTCTTTCCACATTCGCAGGGAACACCCTCAAGATGAAAAAGCGGGAGCCGCCAGTCTGTGAAGCCCGTCATCTGATGGCTGGCGGTGCAAAGTTCGTCTTCAGGTCCACGCAGTAGGCTCGAAATTTCCAAGAGAATGACAGAGCGCTCAGTTGCTCAGCCCTTGGACTTCCTGCGGTCCACCAAGTAGACGGGATTGTCGACTCCCTGCCGGCGACCCGAGTCCCTCCGGGCCAGTCGCTCTGTCGACGTGGACAGCGCGCCGTTTCCCCTGAGGGAAgattcgtcgtcgtcctcctcctcGGCTCGTGTGGCGCTCCTGCGGGCGACCTTGAGGCCGTTGGCGGGCGACGCCTTGGTGTGCTTGCCACCGAACGTCATCAGTGGCTCGGTTCTCCAGCCTTCGGCAGGTCGCCTGGGCGGCGGGCACGGCGGCGCGGGCACGGTGGGCGCTGGAGGCGGCGGAGGCATCACATCCTCCAGGGGGACCACGCACGTGTCGAAGGCCTGCACCACGCCGAGCTCCTGGTCGGGCGTGCGCAAGTGATCAGCGTACACAGTATGCGGTCGCGGTATCCGCGTCAGCGTGTAGTCTTCCAGGCGCAGGTTGAGGCGCGGCGTGTCGAGGAAGTCGAGCGTCTTCGATGGCTGTCGGCGGCAGCAGCGGATGCTGCAGACCACGCAGGCGATGATGAGCACAATGCCGAAGAGCACCGCGACGGCGACGTAGATGATGAGCTCCTCGCGCGTCGGGACCCAGCGGGAGCGGACCGTGCGCGCTCCGTCGGTGGAGACCTGCTCCTTGACCGAGAAGTCGGTCAGCAAGAAGTGCCTGTCGCCGCCCAACTGCAGGGTGCCGGCCAGACTCAAGTTGCGCAGCAGCTGCTTGAGCTGCAGCTCGCCGGCCTTGAGCGTCACGTTCACATCCAGCAGCGTGGTGCAGTGGATGTCGGTGACGCTGATGTTCTCGGCGGAGCTCGTCAGGTTCCGGAAGGCGCCCTCGACGTCGCTCTTGAGGCTGTCGTGGCTGCAATTGCCgcgcagcaccagcagcagtcgTCGCTGGGTGGGCGTAGACTTCATGACAACGTCTTCCTCGGGGACCTCAGGCAGCCGacgcctcgtcgtcgtcgtcgtcgtcgtcggtaaTAGTGTCGTCGGAGCCACAGTCGTTATCGTGGTCGCCGATGATGACATCGGTTCGCTTCCGTTGGTGGCATTCGGCTGGTGACCCTCGATATCAGTGCTTGTTGCCACGGTTGTTTCTTCTGAATGATTGACAGCGGGTACTGTTGTGATTGTTGTTACTGCCTCTGCTGTGACAGGAGTCGAAGGAGGTTCTGTTTTCGAATCCTGTATCACCGACACCGTTGACATTTCAGAGCTTGTGGTACTTGTTTGGTGACCAGGGGTAGGCGAAGTTGTCTGCTCGTGTATCTGCCCCGACGTGGTGGCTTGCGTGGAGGGCAGCGTGGACGTTGCTGTTCCATTGTCCGGCGGTAACGCTGGAGTCGCAGTCGGTGAGTTGCTTGTGTCATTTTTCACCATCTGTGCAGCGGTTGGCGTAGCGGTCTCTCCAGCTGACGTGACAGCGTTGGCGTCTGCAagtagaaagaaaagaaggaacttGAGACAGTTGTTTAGGAACGTAAGCGCCATTCTTGCGTCCGCCCGTGTCATTGCCGACACACTCAGAGTCCTTTCGTTTTTTTCATGGTTGGGGAACATATTGCCAAATATTTTTCCTGTGTATAAGGAACGGTTTCTGGAGCACATCATACCTGCTTGGTTATATGATAATCTCCCAGCACACGTCTAGCGTGAAATAAGAAGAAAGTTTACGATATGTAAGCACGATTTCTGAGCACACGATGCAGTAGAAATGCGCAGAACCATAAAATTGCAAACGGCCTGCACTTTTTTAGAGGCCTTAAACAGCCCTTCACTAGGCCCCATTGCAAggtttggttatacgctggaagccGTAAAGCGCCATCTAAGAAGCATtttaccaaaataatttttcagaCCGGTTCATTACTGTagaacacaaaaagaaattaattgACCCGTTAGACAGCCACCATGAGgtgagcttcactgccaacagATAGAGTAACTAGAAACGTTGAGTCATTCGACGCGAAACGTCTCCAGACCCCTAAGGCGACGCCATCACCGATTCTTCTGGGAAAAAAAAATGGGGTAGACGGGCTAGATGATCATTGTGTGAATGTCGTTTCACCAAAGTATTATTCTCGGAAAGAAAATTTTTTGTCGACAGAAGCGCTCTTTGAAGTTTCAGCgaagaaacaaaagaaggttGGAGGTAAATTTGCGCACTTTCAGACATTTTTTGCATAAAAATCGTTAACGTTTCAaccacaatatcttttttttcaccatttcttCCCTTTGCTATAGATTATGCTAAAAGCAATgtttcacaatgaaatcaagcaTTTTTCCAGAATATTACTTCTGAATTTCGCAACAAGTCACTTTTCGACCATGTTCAGACCTGAATTAAGCAATAAGGCTCTCCAGATAAAAATACGTGAGATAGCTCATTACAACAAATACGTGAGATAGCTCATTACACGCACCAACCTTAGAGCGAACCAACGAATGAAAGTTCACGCGCGAGTTCCCCTCCTTCCCTCCCGTCCCTCCCAGCAGCTCGGTTACGCGACAATACGCGCGCTTTCCATCGGCGCCTTTGTACCGCAAGCCCGATCCCCGACTGCTGCCAACCACGAAGACGGCTgagagaggcaaagaaagcattTCGCTTTCACAGGAGACGGTATGCGGTGATTCcagtgaagggaaaaaaaaaagaacaagacagttGGCTGCATTGAAGCGCCTAGCTTCGACTTGCTGCTCCTTACCAACCACGGAGGAAGATACACTAGACAGGAGCGCCAACCTGCCCTTCTCGCAATGCATTTGGCGCGTCCGACTAACGAACGGTCGACACGACGATGAACCACCGCTCACCTCCTCTCTTCTTCTCACCTTTGCAGCTTGCTTTCTCCCCTTCCTTGCTCAAAGCTCTTGGTTACATGTGCATGCCGCCGTATATACTGgacggcatgaaaaaaaaaaaaagaaaatacttgaGCATCTTAATCCTTGACGCTGCGACTCTTGGTTCTGTGCAATGGAGAAGTGTCTCGCGAGATGCTCTGGCAAACTAACTTCGAAGCCTGCGGCATTCCTGACAGGTTATAGGTATTTTTGGTATAGCTTCCCTCTTTCTCGCATCCTTCACCCTctttcaaacaaaaaagaaagaaaaaggagtagAAGGAGCCTGCAGTAGTTCTAGTCCATTCCAAAGTACAGTAAAAGTTGGCAGCCTAGCTCTTCGAAGTACGCTCTCCCGTAGCCGCGATTGACCGTCATTACGGCCGATCGCCAACCGAAGTGGCGCACGGGAGCGGCCATTTCCTGGCGATGATGGCACCCAAAGGAGCGGGCGCGGTTTTCATGCCGTGATATATAGCGTGGATATACTTATATATACGTACCGGCTCTAAAGTATTCCATGCGATAGTCGTTCAGGCACAGATGCACATTGGCAGAGCGGATGGAAAGTAGCTCGTTAAAGATGACGTACGGCTGAAAGCTCACGTGAGCAGCTAGCGAGTATGCGCAAGCAGCTATTCCGAAGTAGTCCATGCAATGTGACCACGTTCCTCGCTATCCTGGAAGTTCAAGATTAAAAAATAAAGGGAGAAAAAGAACAACGACATATATGTCTTATAGTTCATTATGTTAAGAAAGTGATGTTTTAGAAACAATAAAAATATTAGGCAAGAGAATAAATAAAGCGTTGCAGCACTTATATCTACGGATGCAATCAGGCGATTGGTGCTTCAGCCGCCGATTCCAGAAACCCCATATCTCGCATGCAAAGGTGCTCTTGCTCTTTGCTTTACTTTCGGCGGAAGTCTAGCGATACAAGTTAATTCATTTTTCCTCACGCAACGCACAAAGCTTGGAATGATCAAGCATATAGAATAATGGATAGGTGCACGTTCCTATACATGCAATCCTGTTCTGTCATATACGGACCCTGCATTACGTGCGCCCGGAACTGTGGCACCCCTGCAGTAGTCAGGAGTTCCAACGGAACACCGTCTGGTCAGGCAAAATCATGATATTTCATGACGCATGGTTCTTGGCAAGATCCATGCAGCATCAAATGTCACAGCAGAACATGTTCAAAACTCGCGCCGCGCGATAAACCGCTACGAGGCAAAATCTATTATCACGAAAAGGAACGTATCAGCAAGACTATATATGCCTGGAATCGCTGGTTATTCAAAGAACAGAAAACACGCTAAACAGAGCTATACAGTGCG
Protein-coding sequences here:
- the LOC142578823 gene encoding uncharacterized protein LOC142578823; protein product: MTSATPRAAGRPHHPTLLTLVTVLLLLGLGTVGVAAAADSPSTTDANAVTSAGETATPTAAQMVKNDTSNSPTATPALPPDNGTATSTLPSTQATTSGQIHEQTTSPTPGHQTSTTSSEMSTVSVIQDSKTEPPSTPVTAEAVTTITTVPAVNHSEETTVATSTDIEGHQPNATNGSEPMSSSATTITTVAPTTLLPTTTTTTTRRRLPEVPEEDVVMKSTPTQRRLLLVLRGNCSHDSLKSDVEGAFRNLTSSAENISVTDIHCTTLLDVNVTLKAGELQLKQLLRNLSLAGTLQLGGDRHFLLTDFSVKEQVSTDGARTVRSRWVPTREELIIYVAVAVLFGIVLIIACVVCSIRCCRRQPSKTLDFLDTPRLNLRLEDYTLTRIPRPHTVYADHLRTPDQELGVVQAFDTCVVPLEDVMPPPPPAPTVPAPPCPPPRRPAEGWRTEPLMTFGGKHTKASPANGLKVARRSATRAEEEDDDESSLRGNGALSTSTERLARRDSGRRQGVDNPVYLVDRRKSKG